TTTCAAGAAAAGTAGTTAATCTCATTTAATCTTCCCAAAACATTAGTTATATTCCCTAAACTATTTCCATGTGTCACCGATGGATATAAGCGCAGCTGCTGCAACGATGGCCGTAGAAACCACATTGTGTGCATATGATAACAGAGTCTTCGTATTCAACTGGATACCATTTTCCATTGATTCCAACACTGCTTACGGAATCCTCATTCAACTCAATGTCAACACACACTCTAGCAAATCTTCCACGTTCGACCTTAACAGGGTTTCCTATAGCGGATGCAAGAGCCCACAGAAAATTTTCATCATAATAGACAGGGTGCAGGTTTGGAATTCTCACCCAAACCATGGTTTTAACAGTTTCCTTCGGTGCATCAGCCGACATCGACCTACAAACCCTAATTTTGTCGATGGTAGACATAAATTGACAAACAGAAAGATAGTGATCAAATAACTTCCAAGGGACTCCATTAATGACTTTTGTTCTATCCTCTTCCATATCAAACTTGACCACATAGAAACCACAATTTCCGAATTCCATCAAATCAAAATCTGGTAAGTTCCATAAATTCTTCAATTGGTTTTTCATGATGTTAAATTCTAACTCTCTACCTAGTAATTTAACTATCAATGCATCTTTCCAAGGTACACACAATTCATGATTGAGTTTTCTGTCAACATGTAGCATAGGAAATTTTTTGTTACCTTGGAAATGTTCAATCGAGACAAGTTTTTGAGCTAAGAGATCAACGTTTTGACGGATGAGAGGCACTTTTGACGGCGGTATCTCCGGCGATGTTGGTTTCGGAGTCGACGCCATAGGGAGCGATAAAACCCTAAACAGTAGACCTGAGATATGAGACTAGGGTTTTGGGAGTGAGATGAATATTCCAACTGTGAATTGAAGAAAGCTTATGCCAAGTAGGGGTGGCAAAGTGGGCATGCCCTCCCCGTTTTGGCCCGCCCTGTTTAAGCCCGCCCAAAAGCGGGGCGGAGCAACTTAGGTGTCCGGGTTCAACAACTCAAGCTCGTCTTATTGGCGAGTTGGCTGGCCGGCCCGCcaaatactttttttcttttaatagttTGAATTATAACTTCACAATTCTTACCTCCTAGTTGATGTTACAAAAAATACTAGCAGATTGTATTGAGAGAAGATTGTGAAGTTAAGCAGGTTGAATTATAACTTCACAATTCCTTAAAATTCTTACCTCCTATTTTTAAACTAACAGAAAATAGGGATAATTAAGAGTTGAGAGAAGATTACAGCAGAGAATAGAGATAATTAAACTAACAGAaacattaattaagttaataagtaatttcttacaattacccttaattaaataacacttacaattacccttaattaaactaacagaaacatcaactaagttaataagtaattcattacaatataagataaaagGATAAATACTAGCATAAAGGGAGCACGACGGCAGATGAAATAATGAATGAAACAAACAACCCTAATTTTGGCAGAAAAAGAAACGTGAAGTTTtatatgagagaaaaatattaCTGGCTTGAGATTTGGGCTCCTCATTCCAAGCTCAATTTTcggtaaaagtaaaaaaatataaaaaattaaaaagcccCCACCCCTAATGCCAAGTAAGTTCAATgccaattttttatatttgtttatgtcattaaaaatccaattttttttggtttacaatggagCTGAGATTAAACCCAGGACCTCTAGCATGCTACCCAAACCCCCTCACCATTAGactaaacctagtggcttataAAAATCGAATTTAAAACCTCATACATACTATTATTAGACTAAATCTAGCGGTTTTGTATTCCAATTTTGATCTTGATATCGGCTCTTAAACTTGTTTGTTTCTATGAACTAAGGATGTCAATTTGATATGTAAATGGGAATCTCGAAAGAATTGTCTCGTTTGGGGACCACCAATGGATAATTTTTCCGCGTGAGAATGGGACGAGGAAAAATGCCCCCGAAAGAAGTTTGAAGATGGATGGGTTTTTTACGAAGTTTTCTCCACCGTTAGCGACGACTAATCTCGATGGGTGAGATCTTATCCCCATCCCACAGAGACTTCGAAATAACTTTTGGGCTCGTttagattaacttatttttgagcttatccaaacaacttatgcaatataaattaggtttaacgctattttataagttcacattagtgaaaattgtatttttataagatattttatcataaactactttgacaaactgataataatacataaaaattgcctaataggggtgctcgcggttcggtttggatcggttttgtgGCAAAAATCCATCTGATCCAAAGTTAAAATTACTTGCGGTTCAGTTCGATTTTGGAtggctaattaaaaaaatccaatccaatccgatccaattttgtgcggtttaatttggattagtttttggatatccaaattacaaattaaattttatttaattaaatattaatattataaatagatgataaaataatatatttgacgTGAAATATAACACataatatgttaaaaattaatattttgcaatgataattatcaaatatatttgaaacctatgaaatagtaaaaacaaatagatgaaattgaactaataagtattattgagaaaattaaaaaccaagaATTAATATGATAATGCAAtatatcataataataaaaagttaaataactattaaaaattatgtatgcggtttggttcggtttggatcggttttgaaaaatcaatccaaaatccgatccgatccagcggttttcacaaaatgacatccaaacacatccaaaaatattcggttttttgcggttttcggtttttttggatcggtttgcggttattttttggattggtttggatttgagcacccctattGCCTAAGCCgtttgtataagctcaaaaataagctaatccaaacggaccctttatatgttatatttaaaGGTGAATTTTTCTGAGGTGGACAATTGTGATAGAttcacaaataatttttatatattaaacaCTGTTTGTGGACCTATTAGAATTATCCAGCTCAGCAGTGTATCGATAATGTTATATAAAGTCTCTCACCGTGCACAAGTTACAAATACtactataacgaatacaaatcgtatagatcatccataaatattttaaaaaatattgaaaataatttgatatgttattaagactTATCAAAACGTTCAATTGTCATCCTAATCTAAAATATCTCATCGTTACAGATTTTCTATTTGCACCCTCCTAATTACTAAAGTCATACAATCCACTCTCCCTAGTCCAATAGGctcatttcatttcattgtctACTGTTTTTCCATCACATAACCCACTTTCCTGCATTTACTTAAATTACACCTCCCTCATCTTATTTTCTCCTCCAACTTAGGGTTGACAACTTGACTCATACttagagggtacccgcaaaaattaccgaCAACGCATAGGGTAAAAATCCGCATTttgggtatgggtaattacccgcaaaaatgaacgagTATGGGtgcacataatatatatatatatatatatatatatatatatatatatatatatatatatatatatatatatatatatatatatatatatatatatatatatatatatatatgggggctgctaacttagacccagttgggtctaagttagcaaggtgcaccttttgagttggacaaaaatacccatttttttaatttttgaaagaatagagcaacagaggcatttctgtaattttctgcaattttatacgcgccccccacttctttttcccccccaggacacgtgtcacgcgaTTATAGGACAAAATTCACGCGCGTGcaccacacgcgccgacaggcgcgcgtgggtggAAGGATGGGAGGAGAGAGAAACTTTTTGAAAAGGtaaggccacgtgtcagcatatgattgactgcgttaattttttttcatttaatactttaaactcgattatttcgtcgtaaattaattttttattttttaaattttataccaaaattcataatttttttttctctacaaatagagacttggttcgtttgatttggacaccgaaaaaaaaacgcaatttttcactactttaaactcgattatttcgtcgtaaattaattttttattttttattttttataccaaaattcataatttttttttctctacaaatagagacttggttcgtttgatttggacacagaaaaaaaaaactcaatttttcactaccttacatcaactcactgaaaccattctaccaggaaaatggtttcagagtacaaatctctgaaaccattctacaagctaaatggtttcagaagcaaataactaataatcaacttactgaaaccattctaccagcaaaatggtttcagattacaactctctgaaaccattgtaccagataaatggtttcagaagcaaacacaattaataaattactcactgaaaccattctaccagtaaaatggtttcagaatacaactatgtgcaaccattctacaagctaaatggtttcagaagcaaatagctaataatcaacttactgaaaccattctaccagcaaaatggtttcagattacaactctctgaaaccattctaccagataaatggtttcagaatacaactatgtgcaatcattctacaagctaaatggtttcagaagcaaataactaataatcaacttactgaaaccattctaccagcaaaatggtttcagattacaactctctgaaaccattctaccagataaatggtttcagaagcaaacacaattaataaattactcactgaaaccattctaccagtaaaatggtttcagaatacaactatgtgcaaccattctacaagctaaatggtttcagaagcaaataactaataatcaacttactgaaaccattctaccagcaaaatggtttcagattacaactctctgaaaccattctaccatataaatggtttcagaaggatttcggtgtccaaatcaaacgaaccaagtctctatttgtagggaaaaaaaaattatgaattttggtataaaaaataaaaaataaaaaattaatttacgacgaaataatcgagtttaaagtagtgaaaaattgcgtttttttttcggtgtccaaatcaaacgaaccaagtctctatttgtagagaaaaaaaaaattatgaattttggtataaaaaataaaaaataaaaaattaatttacgatgaaataatcgagtttaaagtataaaatgaaaaaaatcacgaagacccattcatatgctgacacgtggctgcctttttcaaaagcaaaattttctctctccagcttataatctagtgtggcgcagacaggatgatctgatagatcaggatgatctgggctgtctgattgatcagacagtcttaatgagatcacatcttggctgtctgatggaaatcaacggtctgtaaccatggtccttccgtacgcgcgcgacactggatccacgtctattaattgtttaagaaggtggggcgcgtgttgttatttttttttatgtaaaattacagaaatgcccctgttgctctattctttcaaaaattaaaagaatgggtattttggtccaattgaaaaggtgcaccttgctaacttagacctaactagggtctaagttagaaaacccctatatatatatatatatatatatatatagggggctgctaatttagacccagttgggtctaaattagcaaggtgctccttttgagttggacaaaaataccctttctttttttttaaaaaaaaaaaacatattggcgccgatccagtgtcgcgcgcctaccgcaggaccaccgttacagatcgttgatttccatcagacggccaagagatgatctcatcatggctgtcggatcaatcagacagtccagatcatccatctccatgataagccagcgcgtgcaccacactagatctgcgcctggagagagaaaatttcattttaaaaaagcaggacacgtgtcaactgctgggtggttggcgtgttttttttttcatttaatactttaaactcaattatttcgttgtaaattaattttttatttttttatttttataccaaaattcataatttttttttgtctacaaatagagacttggttcgtttgatttggacacaaaaaaaaaactcaatttttcactacctttaattatctttatataatactgtgaaaccatttagctggtagaatggtttcacagtataaatctctgaaaccattttactggtagaatggtttcagtgagtaatttcttaattgtttgcttctgaaaccattctgaaaccatttagctggtacaatggtttcagagcgttgtactttgaaaccatttcactgatagaatggtttcaggggagttgatttttaattgtttgcttctgaaaccattttactgctagaatggtttcacagtataactctctgaaaccattcttccagctaaatggtttcagaagcaaacaatagtttttaattaccgttttatctcatttaattaacgaaaaatagtttcaggtctcaaaaaatttcataaaatataccaaaagttccagaatattatctaatattttattagaaacaaataaaaaaacaattggtttcagagtacaaatctatgaaattattattattatttgttaaatggttttaaataatcagcggaatttgtgaaaataatttcatgacttgaactagggagagtgaggtacacaaaagggttctaaataattcatagtactttacataaacttttggaaattttttatggaattataatatttttaattacctttttactcatttaattaactaaaaatagtttcgggtctccaaaaatttcatacaatataccaaaatttccagaatattatctactattttattatgaaaaaataaaaaaacaatagagcctccctgaggccgcacgcgcccccacgcgccgccggtgagagtgggcgtgggcgacgcgcactgttcatcgtccctcccacccgttttatgcagaaacgggtcgtgcgacccggtttttgacccggttcgatctccctcaatactcaacgaaactcgacgttccttatatatggattttgatcgtttttcaattttacaaaggtttccggtattattttttgaaatcggcgttcgattcgcacgtaaaatgaggtcgaaatttggaagaaatttaaaaaatgtaatagttgttctattgtttcaaaaaaaaaaagaaggtatttttatgatgcaaattacatacatgccccagttgctctattgtttcaaaaaaaaaaaaaaagggtatttttgtccaactcaaaaggtgcaccttgctaacttagacctaactagggtctaagttagaaaaccccatatatatatatatatatatatatatatatatatatatatatatatatatatatatatatatatttatttatttatttattttatttatattattatataataatatatgtaaatcaatttaaaacaatacaactctattaaactattacatatttttaataaaaatatttatttataacataatacaaaataatgtgaatatttaacataaatatgaactttaacataaagttagtaataattttgtttataattttcatgagtcaataataaaatctttgaaatttatttagtttgtattaaaattatatgatattttataattgatcaatttactttttagtaaaaatgcgggtaacgggtacgggtatgggtacctaggtacctaTAGGGTATGGGACaggggcaaaagttgttacccacgcgggtatgaggataagtacgggtattttttcaatccgagGGTATGgagatgggtactatagtaccataccctacccattgcatCCCTACTCCAACTCATTAATGTGCTTCTAATTATTTTTCTCCTAATAATGTCCAATCTCTAACCCACCAAATAACTCAATCATACATAAACACATAAAAAtcatatacaaaataaataagtattcCTAAATTTGGGGTGTTACGGTTTTTAggttaatttttgttattttagtagGTTTTCAAGCTCAAAAGCATgcaaaaaaaccctaaaaaaagtAAGTTATTTGATGAAGAAGCAAAGAgtagaaaaaattacacaaaaagaaacaaaaattgaagaaaatatgcTCAAATGCATCGTCCCACGATGGGGtacatcgtgccacgatgaagAATTAATTTACAGTGTATCTTACAGCTCTCATTGTGCCACAATGAAAGGCATCGTCACCCGATGAGATACATCGTAGCACGATAGTGCGTGAAGTCCAATCCCAAGAAGCCTATAAATAGAGTCATTCACCGccataattaaaatcaattcaaGAAGGAACACTCCAATAGTCCGGGAGAAGGCAATGATCTCAAAGGAGGAACTCTCCCATAGGGAGTAATTCCCCCAACGTTTTATCAAGATTATTCTTATGTGTACTTTTCTAAACTCTTTTGTTATGATGATGATTACTATTATAAGTAGCTAAATTCCTTAGGTTAGGTCAAGTAGATGAACTGCCTTATGAATATTTGATACATGTAATtggtttgaaaaaaattatattatttgcaattcaatttatcatttttaattatCTTCTGTGTTTATTCTATATCCATAAGTAGATGTATTTGTGAATTGTTCTTAAGAATTATGTGTCATCGTAACAGAGCCCTAAATCTGAAACTGGAATAATTAATCTAACCCTTAATATCTCTCTATGGGTTTTAGATCTGAATCTGGGTTCTTTCGCTTTAGGATAGAGTATGACTCTTCCCTCACGAGGTTACCGCCAGAAACTATGGATACAATAGAACTAGTATGGTGATGTTTTGGTTCGTCATTATAGTAAAATGGGGTCTGGgttttttggaagaaaaatgggTAAGGTGATGAAGGTAGGTTTGAGTCTGGTTTTTCTATGTAAACCAACCCATAAACGGTCCCACTAAATCGAGTGCTCAGATAAGAATGTTCTTTAGATGTGATGATTCGGTCAGATCTATAGGAGAGTGTCAGAGAGTTTAATGGTAGCATTTCTGAAATAAAATGTTGGTTACTGTGTTCCCTTAGATTGTTAGtagtacaaaataaaatatcataaaattaatattttgttcttATTAAAAGAATGTCACTTGTGAATTTGCTTCTTGAGAAAAAACCTGATAATGTCATATGTACTATTTGTTTTGAGTAAGgcaaataattataattataatatagataaaataatttttgaaattttgaaaaatagtgGAGACCTACATGCATAAAAATTGTATAGGCATTaaaatatgtcattttttttataaggaccaaaaatatatttaacccaacaaattattaatttgattagtTAATGGTGATGATGAAACATTCACGATGGTGTGGCAAAAAGAGATGTCAACAACAGAGTTGGGTATGCGGGTTGGCCCGCCCCATTTCACCCGCCCCACATAAACCCACACATTGaactaggggtgatcgtatcggaaccaatccaaaagtaaaatcgtaaactgaaccaattgatgACAACCAATTATATGACGTTTTTAGTAATAGAATAGAGTAGTTTCTATAGTAAATAAAGACCAAAAGCAAGTAAATAACGAGAAAAATGAAGACACAAGGACTAGatgcaagaaaagtggaaaaaatagcaaaaaaggacaaaaaatagaataaagaagcgcaccatcgtacccacgatgagtctgggcgtggcgcgatgagaaacagataaaattgaagaaaatctgctgaaaatctttaccatcgtggcacgatggcttgtcattgtggcacgatgatgacttgaaaaatacgcagaaaatcctgaagaaatcttccatcgcaccacgataggatccatcgtggccacgatgggtgtgatggatgcgcagaaaaagcccaaacTCAGCTGTAAAACTATATATAGAACattcctccttcacaattatatattcagaaatattgagaacaattcaatattcacaagagagttaggagaactctaaggaggaggcaaggaggtcagggaactccaaggccaacaaggttcttttctttctctctttgtaatttatttttcctaggttaggtggagtcaagaaactcccttacgaatgcttggttgtattatttataacatttataaattttagttatttctattcaaactcttttgttgtctggttttagttattttaatattgatcacattagaataaaatctaaggacctagtggatatcgcataggaaagAAGCTAGTAATCCTGACCGAAGGATGACATATTAAGGCctacatgagaccattaaattcagtatctgccgTCTTAGTATATGATTGGAaagaacgataatttctacgTTGCAGGGTTTGTGACTAGTTTAGGGCATACGTGacaacttataatttaggggTCCCTAGGGCGATGAGACCAAAGTTTAAACGAAAAAGTGGAGTTCTGGATCATGGTGTGTAAATAAAGATATGGCAACCTTAAACTAGGCCTTGTAAaagcttgtaatagaaataagGCAGGAAAATACTTCATACCTATTTTCAAGAGTCTAAATCCTTAAAGAGGGAAATAATTAAGCCActaagcaggagtaagggagggatccgaccacacttaacgaccccgtgtggtcacacacacacctTTTATTTTCCGCAATTTATTTTCTGCATTTATTTCTTACAATTTACTAAagtacccgcaaagataccttcttaaacaaac
This portion of the Trifolium pratense cultivar HEN17-A07 linkage group LG3, ARS_RC_1.1, whole genome shotgun sequence genome encodes:
- the LOC123914766 gene encoding uncharacterized protein LOC123914766, which produces MASTPKPTSPEIPPSKVPLIRQNVDLLAQKLVSIEHFQGNKKFPMLHVDRKLNHELCVPWKDALIVKLLGRELEFNIMKNQLKNLWNLPDFDLMEFGNCGFYVVKFDMEEDRTKVINGVPWKLFDHYLSVCQFMSTIDKIRVCRSMSADAPKETVKTMVWVRIPNLHPVYYDENFLWALASAIGNPVKVERGRFARVCVDIELNEDSVSSVGINGKWYPVEYEDSVIICTQCGFYGHRCSSCAYIHR